In a genomic window of Caloenas nicobarica isolate bCalNic1 chromosome 1, bCalNic1.hap1, whole genome shotgun sequence:
- the PPP6R2 gene encoding serine/threonine-protein phosphatase 6 regulatory subunit 2 isoform X2 yields MFWKFDLNTTSHVDKLLDKEDVTLQELMDEDDVLQECKAQNRKLLDFLCQQHCMEQLVTLITHEPPLDMDEKIRFKYPNTACELLTSDVPQINDKLGGDETLLNILYEFLDHEPPLNPLLASFFSKTIGNLIARKTEQVIAFLRKKDKFISLVLKHIDTSAMMDLLLRLISCVEPATLRQEVLNWLNEAKIIQRLVELIHSSQDEDRQSNASQTLCDIIRLSRDQSNQLQDIPEPDPLLTALESQECVEQLLKNMFDGEQTENCIVNGTQVLLTLLETRRSGVEGLMDSYTQGFERSYTVNSSILQGIEPRLKDFHQLLLNPPKKTAILTTIGVLEEPLGNARLHGSRLIAALLHTNTPSINQELCRLSTMDLLLDLFFKYTWNNFLHFQVELSIAAILSHSVQEGKPTTADPESKDEVLNGNVAAENSQPPENTTENIMVTHLFQKCCLVQRILDAWEANDKIQAEGGMRRGNMGHLTRIANAVVQNMEKGPMQTQISEFIKELPEDCRGRWESFVEETLTETNRRNTVDLVSTHHLHSSSEDEDIESAFPNELSLQQAFSEYQIQQMTANFVDQFGFNDEEFADQDDNINAPFDRIAEINFNIDADDDSPNASLFEACCNERIQQFDDNEEEEDIWEDKEITYATQVKSRTRFGASQTSESSSKSDLENGDHDCSVDSEEEEETEQQPPPSSANSNKNNVSEQKDSDSSEGSGWTAVFEPVSSKPPAPCVAMDVGSSVWDSAAPENAAPEEKGWAKFTDFQPFCCSESGPRCSSPVDTDGSDSGGNPKQSPDKNFSAASPCVWNVCVTRKAPLVASDSSSSGGSDSEDEEDKAESVTETISTGSGQETIKLTMDAKNEKAVFTRVFRPADRGYV; encoded by the exons ATGTTCTGGAAGTTCGACCTGAACACGACGTCGCACGTGGACAAGCTGCTGGACAAGGAGGATGTGACGCTGCAGGAGCTGATGGACGAGGATGATGTGCTGCAGGAGTGCAAGGCGCAGAACCGCAAGCTGCTGGACTTCCTGTGCCAGCAGCACTGCATGGAGCAGCTGGTCACCCTCATCACGCACGAGCCGCCCCTGGACATGGACGAGAAGATCCGCTTCAA GTACCCCAACACGGCCTGCGAGCTGCTGACCTCGGACGTGCCGCAGATCAACGACAAGCTCGGCGGGGACGAGACTCTGCTCAACATCCTCTACGAGTTCTTGGATCACGAGCCCCCCCTGAACCCCCTGCTCGCCAGCTTCTTCAGCAAGACCATCGGGAATCTCATCGCCAGAAAAACCGAACAG GTGATtgcatttttaaggaaaaaggacAAGTTTATTAGCCTGGTGCTAAAGCACATAGATACGTCAGCGATGATGGACCTTCTGCTTCGCCTCATCAGCTGCGTGGAGCCCGCGACGCTGCGCCAGGAAGTCCTGAAT tggCTTAACGAAGCAAAGATTATCCAGCGCCTGGTGGAACTGATCCATTCCAGCCAGGACGAGGAC AGGCAATCAAACGCTTCCCAGACCCTGTGCGATATCATCAGACTGAGCAGAGACCAGAGCAATCAGCTCCAGGACATACCTGAGCCCGACCCACTTCTCACAGCACTGGAATC gcaggaatgtgtggagcaGCTCCTGAAGAACATGTTTGACGGAGAACAGACTGAAAACTGCATAGTGAACGGAACGCAGGTTCTTCTGACCTTGCTGGAGACGCGGCGCTCTGG AGTGGAAGGACTGATGGACTCGTACACTCAGGGATTCGAAAGGTCTTACACTGTCAATAGCAGCATCTTACAGGGGATCGAGCCCCGGCTGAAGGATTtccaccagctgctgctcaaCCCTCCCAAG AAAACAGCAATCCTAACCACAATCGGGGTCTTGGAGGAGCCTCTGGGGAACGCTCGTCTTCACGGCTCTCGGCTCATCGCTGCTCTGCTCCACACAAACACTCCCAGTATTAATCAGGAACTATGCAGACTCAGTACCATGGATTTATTACTT gacttattttttaaatacacatggAATAACTTTTTGCATTTCCAAGTGGAATTGTCCATAGCAGCTATTCTCTCGCACTCGGTGCAAGAGGGAAAACCGACTACTGCCGACCCAGAGAGCAAAGACGAGGTGCTGAATGGGAACGTGGCCGCGGAGAACTCGCAGCCCCCAGAAAACACCACCGAGAACATCATGGTGACTCAC ctgttCCAGAAGTGCTGCCTCGTGCAGAGGATACTGGACGCCTGGGAAGCCAACGACAAAATCCA GGCAGAAGGCGGCATGAGGCGGGGGAACATGGGCCACCTCACCCGCATCGCCAACGCCGTGGTGCAGAACATGGAGAAGGGGCCCATGCAGACTCAGATTAGCGAGTTCATTAAAG AGCTGCCTGAAGACTGCAGAGGGAGATGGGAGAGTTTTGTGGAAGAGACGCTGACggaaacaaacaggaggaaCACGGTGGATTTG GTGAGCACTCACCACCTGCACTCCTCCAGCGAGGACGAGGACATCGAGAGCGCTTTCCCCAACGAACTCTCTCTCCAACAG GCCTTCTCCGAGTACCAGATCCAGCAGATGACGGCCAACTTCGTGGATCAGTTTGGCTTTAACGACGAGGAGTTTGCAGACCAGGATGATAATATCAA tGCTCCCTTCGACAGGATCGCAGAGATCAACTTCAATATCGATGCTGATGATGACAGC cCCAACGCTTCCCTGTTTGAAGCCTGCTGCAATGAGCGGATCCAGCAGTTTGACGATaacgaggaggaggaagatatCTGGGAAGACAAGGAGATCACCTATGCAACCCAAGTGAAATCAAGAACACG ATTTGGAGCATCTCAGACCTCAGAGAGTTCATCAAAAAGTGATCTTGAGAACGGAGATCACGACTGTAGCGTGGACTcggaagaagaggaggaaacgGAACAGCAGCCGCCTCCTTCCTCAGCAAACAGCAACAAGAATAATGTTTCTGAGCAGAAAGACTCTGACTCCTCTGAAG GCTCGGGCTGGACGGCCGTGTTCGAGCCCGTCAGTTCCAAGCCCCCCGCGCCCTGCGTGGCCATGGACGTCGGCTCCAGCGTCTGGGACTCGGCCGCCCCCGAGAACGCCGCCCCCGAGGAGAAGGGCTGGGCCAAGTTCACGGActtccagcccttctgctg CTCGGAGTCAGGCCCACGGTGCAGCTCTCCAGTTGACACGGACGGCAGTGATTCAGGTGGAAACCCGAAGCAGAGTCCAGACAAGAACT TCAGCGCCGCCTCTCCCTGCGTTTGGAACGTGTGTGTGACGAGGAAAGCGCCGCTGGTGGCCTcggacagcagctcctcaggagGCTCGGACAGCGAGGACGAGGAGGACAAGGCCGAGAGCGTCACAGAGACCATCAGCACCGGCTCGGGCCAGGAGACCATCAAGCTGACCATGGATGCTAAAAACGAGAAGGCTGTTTTCACCAG
- the PPP6R2 gene encoding serine/threonine-protein phosphatase 6 regulatory subunit 2 isoform X1 has product MFWKFDLNTTSHVDKLLDKEDVTLQELMDEDDVLQECKAQNRKLLDFLCQQHCMEQLVTLITHEPPLDMDEKIRFKYPNTACELLTSDVPQINDKLGGDETLLNILYEFLDHEPPLNPLLASFFSKTIGNLIARKTEQVIAFLRKKDKFISLVLKHIDTSAMMDLLLRLISCVEPATLRQEVLNWLNEAKIIQRLVELIHSSQDEDRQSNASQTLCDIIRLSRDQSNQLQDIPEPDPLLTALESQECVEQLLKNMFDGEQTENCIVNGTQVLLTLLETRRSGVEGLMDSYTQGFERSYTVNSSILQGIEPRLKDFHQLLLNPPKKTAILTTIGVLEEPLGNARLHGSRLIAALLHTNTPSINQELCRLSTMDLLLDLFFKYTWNNFLHFQVELSIAAILSHSVQEGKPTTADPESKDEVLNGNVAAENSQPPENTTENIMVTHLFQKCCLVQRILDAWEANDKIQAEGGMRRGNMGHLTRIANAVVQNMEKGPMQTQISEFIKELPEDCRGRWESFVEETLTETNRRNTVDLVSTHHLHSSSEDEDIESAFPNELSLQQAFSEYQIQQMTANFVDQFGFNDEEFADQDDNINAPFDRIAEINFNIDADDDSPNASLFEACCNERIQQFDDNEEEEDIWEDKEITYATQVKSRTRFGASQTSESSSKSDLENGDHDCSVDSEEEEETEQQPPPSSANSNKNNVSEQKDSDSSEGSGWTAVFEPVSSKPPAPCVAMDVGSSVWDSAAPENAAPEEKGWAKFTDFQPFCCSESGPRCSSPVDTDGSDSGGNPKQSPDKNFSAASPCVWNVCVTRKAPLVASDSSSSGGSDSEDEEDKAESVTETISTGSGQETIKLTMDAKNEKAVFTSDADCMVIDKLAIADMGTTKASRPLNNVAQRSEEHQNPPAVVTNVTETATKDRKEDVLPCAEATLNGPA; this is encoded by the exons ATGTTCTGGAAGTTCGACCTGAACACGACGTCGCACGTGGACAAGCTGCTGGACAAGGAGGATGTGACGCTGCAGGAGCTGATGGACGAGGATGATGTGCTGCAGGAGTGCAAGGCGCAGAACCGCAAGCTGCTGGACTTCCTGTGCCAGCAGCACTGCATGGAGCAGCTGGTCACCCTCATCACGCACGAGCCGCCCCTGGACATGGACGAGAAGATCCGCTTCAA GTACCCCAACACGGCCTGCGAGCTGCTGACCTCGGACGTGCCGCAGATCAACGACAAGCTCGGCGGGGACGAGACTCTGCTCAACATCCTCTACGAGTTCTTGGATCACGAGCCCCCCCTGAACCCCCTGCTCGCCAGCTTCTTCAGCAAGACCATCGGGAATCTCATCGCCAGAAAAACCGAACAG GTGATtgcatttttaaggaaaaaggacAAGTTTATTAGCCTGGTGCTAAAGCACATAGATACGTCAGCGATGATGGACCTTCTGCTTCGCCTCATCAGCTGCGTGGAGCCCGCGACGCTGCGCCAGGAAGTCCTGAAT tggCTTAACGAAGCAAAGATTATCCAGCGCCTGGTGGAACTGATCCATTCCAGCCAGGACGAGGAC AGGCAATCAAACGCTTCCCAGACCCTGTGCGATATCATCAGACTGAGCAGAGACCAGAGCAATCAGCTCCAGGACATACCTGAGCCCGACCCACTTCTCACAGCACTGGAATC gcaggaatgtgtggagcaGCTCCTGAAGAACATGTTTGACGGAGAACAGACTGAAAACTGCATAGTGAACGGAACGCAGGTTCTTCTGACCTTGCTGGAGACGCGGCGCTCTGG AGTGGAAGGACTGATGGACTCGTACACTCAGGGATTCGAAAGGTCTTACACTGTCAATAGCAGCATCTTACAGGGGATCGAGCCCCGGCTGAAGGATTtccaccagctgctgctcaaCCCTCCCAAG AAAACAGCAATCCTAACCACAATCGGGGTCTTGGAGGAGCCTCTGGGGAACGCTCGTCTTCACGGCTCTCGGCTCATCGCTGCTCTGCTCCACACAAACACTCCCAGTATTAATCAGGAACTATGCAGACTCAGTACCATGGATTTATTACTT gacttattttttaaatacacatggAATAACTTTTTGCATTTCCAAGTGGAATTGTCCATAGCAGCTATTCTCTCGCACTCGGTGCAAGAGGGAAAACCGACTACTGCCGACCCAGAGAGCAAAGACGAGGTGCTGAATGGGAACGTGGCCGCGGAGAACTCGCAGCCCCCAGAAAACACCACCGAGAACATCATGGTGACTCAC ctgttCCAGAAGTGCTGCCTCGTGCAGAGGATACTGGACGCCTGGGAAGCCAACGACAAAATCCA GGCAGAAGGCGGCATGAGGCGGGGGAACATGGGCCACCTCACCCGCATCGCCAACGCCGTGGTGCAGAACATGGAGAAGGGGCCCATGCAGACTCAGATTAGCGAGTTCATTAAAG AGCTGCCTGAAGACTGCAGAGGGAGATGGGAGAGTTTTGTGGAAGAGACGCTGACggaaacaaacaggaggaaCACGGTGGATTTG GTGAGCACTCACCACCTGCACTCCTCCAGCGAGGACGAGGACATCGAGAGCGCTTTCCCCAACGAACTCTCTCTCCAACAG GCCTTCTCCGAGTACCAGATCCAGCAGATGACGGCCAACTTCGTGGATCAGTTTGGCTTTAACGACGAGGAGTTTGCAGACCAGGATGATAATATCAA tGCTCCCTTCGACAGGATCGCAGAGATCAACTTCAATATCGATGCTGATGATGACAGC cCCAACGCTTCCCTGTTTGAAGCCTGCTGCAATGAGCGGATCCAGCAGTTTGACGATaacgaggaggaggaagatatCTGGGAAGACAAGGAGATCACCTATGCAACCCAAGTGAAATCAAGAACACG ATTTGGAGCATCTCAGACCTCAGAGAGTTCATCAAAAAGTGATCTTGAGAACGGAGATCACGACTGTAGCGTGGACTcggaagaagaggaggaaacgGAACAGCAGCCGCCTCCTTCCTCAGCAAACAGCAACAAGAATAATGTTTCTGAGCAGAAAGACTCTGACTCCTCTGAAG GCTCGGGCTGGACGGCCGTGTTCGAGCCCGTCAGTTCCAAGCCCCCCGCGCCCTGCGTGGCCATGGACGTCGGCTCCAGCGTCTGGGACTCGGCCGCCCCCGAGAACGCCGCCCCCGAGGAGAAGGGCTGGGCCAAGTTCACGGActtccagcccttctgctg CTCGGAGTCAGGCCCACGGTGCAGCTCTCCAGTTGACACGGACGGCAGTGATTCAGGTGGAAACCCGAAGCAGAGTCCAGACAAGAACT TCAGCGCCGCCTCTCCCTGCGTTTGGAACGTGTGTGTGACGAGGAAAGCGCCGCTGGTGGCCTcggacagcagctcctcaggagGCTCGGACAGCGAGGACGAGGAGGACAAGGCCGAGAGCGTCACAGAGACCATCAGCACCGGCTCGGGCCAGGAGACCATCAAGCTGACCATGGATGCTAAAAACGAGAAGGCTGTTTTCACCAG